A DNA window from Bradyrhizobium sp. CCBAU 53421 contains the following coding sequences:
- the queG gene encoding tRNA epoxyqueuosine(34) reductase QueG codes for MAGGGAGLAHLCGPRLLNQAVRLSPSDLKAALEREARALGFDAVGFTTPDATAEAGKHFLEFLGSGGHGDMDWLAASPERRTDPRVLWGGVRSIIMLGVNYGPDDDPLKILARRSHGAISVYAQGDDYHDVIKKRLKILARWLAAMTGDEVKVFVDTAAVMEKPLAQAAGIGWQGKHTNLVSREFGSWLFLGAIYSATELPRDEGEADHCGSCRACQDICPTAAFPAPYKLDARRCISYLTIENKGPIPHEFRKAIGNRIYGCDDCLAVCPWNKFAMAGREQKLAARDALRAPALAELVRLDDAAFRALFAKSPVKRIGRDRFIRNVLIAIGNSGDPNLAGEARRLLDDASPLVRGAAVWALSQLMPRDAFAALASRAGGEPDLSVQQEWRAAAAS; via the coding sequence ATGGCTGGCGGGGGTGCCGGCCTCGCGCACCTATGTGGACCTCGACTTCTGAACCAGGCGGTCCGGCTCTCCCCGTCCGATCTCAAGGCAGCGCTCGAGCGCGAGGCGCGCGCACTCGGCTTCGATGCCGTCGGCTTCACCACGCCTGATGCGACGGCAGAGGCCGGAAAACATTTTTTGGAATTCCTCGGCTCCGGCGGCCATGGCGACATGGACTGGCTCGCGGCCAGTCCGGAGCGGCGCACCGACCCGCGCGTGCTGTGGGGCGGCGTGCGTTCGATCATCATGCTCGGCGTCAATTACGGGCCCGACGACGATCCGCTGAAAATTCTCGCGCGCCGGTCGCATGGCGCGATCTCGGTCTATGCGCAGGGCGACGACTATCACGACGTGATCAAGAAGCGGCTGAAGATTCTCGCGCGCTGGCTCGCTGCCATGACCGGCGACGAGGTGAAGGTGTTCGTCGACACCGCCGCGGTCATGGAGAAGCCGCTGGCGCAGGCCGCCGGCATCGGCTGGCAGGGCAAGCACACTAACCTCGTCTCGCGCGAGTTCGGCTCCTGGCTGTTTCTCGGCGCGATCTATTCCGCCACCGAGCTGCCGCGCGACGAGGGTGAAGCCGATCATTGCGGCAGCTGCCGCGCCTGCCAGGACATCTGTCCGACCGCGGCATTTCCAGCCCCCTACAAGCTCGATGCGCGGCGCTGCATCTCGTATCTGACGATCGAGAACAAGGGTCCGATCCCGCACGAATTCCGCAAGGCCATCGGCAACCGCATCTATGGCTGCGACGATTGCCTCGCGGTGTGCCCGTGGAACAAGTTCGCGATGGCGGGACGCGAGCAGAAGCTCGCGGCGCGCGATGCGTTGCGCGCGCCTGCGCTCGCAGAGCTCGTGCGGCTCGACGATGCGGCGTTTCGCGCGCTGTTCGCGAAATCCCCGGTCAAGCGCATCGGCCGCGACCGCTTCATCCGCAATGTGCTGATCGCGATCGGCAACTCCGGCGATCCCAACCTCGCCGGTGAGGCGCGGCGTCTGCTCGACGATGCGAGCCCGCTGGTGCGGGGCGCGGCGGTGTGGGCGCTGTCGCAACTGATGCCGCGTGATGCGTTCGCCGCGCTGGCTTCACGCGCCGGCGGCGAGCCCGATCTCAGCGTGCAGCAGGAGTGGCGCGCGGCAGCGGCCTCTTGA
- a CDS encoding acyl-CoA thioesterase domain-containing protein, producing the protein MTNQPFFTRHGDGFMPTSVANGPWSPESMHGRVVIGLLGFVIEERHGSNDFVPARFTVDMFRLPNITTPVEVTTRLVRDGLRIKVIEAEFVSGGTSMARASCQLLRRTENAPGNVWSPPNWQVPAPAEIPKPADPRLGMNGKWETRPIVGHMGSLGERRLWMSEVRELVAGVKMTPFVHVATGADFASPFANAGDQGLGYINSDVTIYLHRLPVSNWIGFEVVNHHATDGIAIGECWLYDEQGPIGTSTVAALAQRKPMTNPPPP; encoded by the coding sequence ATGACAAACCAGCCTTTCTTCACCAGACACGGCGACGGCTTCATGCCGACGTCAGTTGCGAACGGACCGTGGAGCCCGGAATCGATGCACGGCCGCGTCGTGATCGGCCTGCTCGGCTTCGTCATCGAGGAGCGCCACGGCTCCAACGATTTCGTCCCCGCACGGTTCACCGTCGACATGTTTCGGCTGCCTAACATCACGACGCCGGTCGAGGTGACGACGAGGCTGGTGCGCGACGGGCTCCGCATCAAGGTGATCGAGGCCGAGTTCGTCTCCGGCGGCACCAGCATGGCGCGCGCCTCCTGCCAGTTGTTGCGCAGGACGGAAAATGCGCCCGGCAATGTGTGGTCGCCGCCGAACTGGCAGGTCCCGGCGCCCGCGGAGATTCCGAAACCGGCCGATCCGAGGCTCGGCATGAACGGCAAATGGGAGACGCGGCCGATTGTCGGCCACATGGGTTCGCTCGGCGAGCGAAGGCTCTGGATGAGCGAAGTCCGCGAGCTCGTCGCGGGCGTGAAGATGACGCCGTTCGTCCATGTCGCGACCGGCGCGGATTTCGCGAGCCCCTTCGCCAACGCCGGCGATCAGGGCCTCGGCTACATCAACAGCGACGTCACGATCTATCTGCACCGTTTGCCGGTGAGCAACTGGATCGGCTTCGAGGTGGTCAACCATCACGCCACAGACGGCATCGCGATCGGCGAATGCTGGCTCTATGACGAGCAGGGACCGATCGGCACGTCCACAGTGGCAGCCCTCGCCCAGCGCAAGCCGATGACCAATCCGCCGCCGCCGTAA
- a CDS encoding nuclear transport factor 2 family protein, which yields MDTTTMLRAFCDAVEQRNGKAFASLFTEDGVYHDVFYGAFAGHARIAEMVDDWFYRTATDFRWVMHDPISDGTTLYARYTFSYRSTLPEANGARAMFEGVAIMRLRDGKITEYHEVANTAPAFLDLNFAPERIAKIVGKQGTALKARPEMRRHLE from the coding sequence ATGGACACAACAACGATGCTGCGCGCATTCTGCGACGCGGTCGAGCAGCGCAACGGCAAGGCCTTCGCAAGCCTCTTCACCGAGGACGGCGTCTATCACGACGTGTTCTACGGCGCGTTCGCGGGCCACGCTAGAATCGCCGAGATGGTCGACGACTGGTTCTACCGGACCGCGACCGATTTCCGCTGGGTGATGCACGATCCCATCAGCGACGGCACGACGCTCTACGCGCGCTACACGTTCAGCTATCGCTCGACCCTGCCGGAAGCCAACGGCGCGCGTGCGATGTTCGAGGGCGTCGCGATCATGCGGCTGCGCGACGGCAAGATCACGGAATATCACGAGGTCGCCAACACCGCACCGGCGTTCCTCGATCTGAACTTCGCGCCGGAGCGGATCGCCAAGATCGTCGGCAAGCAGGGCACCGCGCTCAAGGCGCGGCCGGAGATGCGGCGGCATCTGGAATGA
- a CDS encoding carboxylesterase — translation MSQTAASEQEPAFIEVGEGSGARRIAVRARAGSNPGSASGAPGLIWLGGFKSDMTGTKALALDAWAAEHGRSCVRFDYSGHGESSGEFADGTIGRWLEESVAVFSQFCSGPQVVIGSSMGGWMALLLAREIARRGNAKARLAGLVLIAPAPDFTEELMWKGFSPEIRAEIETKGVWLRPSEYGDGSPYPITRNLIEEGRNHLLLGSKIDVGCPVRILQGAQDPDVPWKHAFALVHRLPAEDVVLTMIQDGDHRLSRPQDIARIIAAVAEI, via the coding sequence ATGAGCCAAACCGCTGCATCCGAACAGGAACCCGCCTTCATCGAGGTTGGCGAGGGCAGCGGGGCACGCCGGATCGCGGTACGCGCCCGTGCCGGGAGCAATCCCGGCAGCGCAAGTGGCGCTCCGGGCCTGATCTGGCTCGGCGGTTTCAAGTCCGACATGACCGGCACCAAGGCGCTCGCGCTCGATGCATGGGCCGCCGAGCACGGCCGCAGCTGCGTCCGGTTCGACTATTCCGGCCACGGCGAATCCAGCGGCGAGTTCGCCGACGGCACGATCGGCCGCTGGCTCGAGGAGAGCGTCGCTGTCTTCTCGCAGTTCTGCAGCGGGCCGCAGGTCGTGATCGGGTCCTCGATGGGCGGTTGGATGGCGCTGCTGCTGGCGCGCGAGATCGCCAGACGTGGGAACGCGAAGGCGCGGCTCGCCGGCCTCGTGCTGATCGCACCGGCGCCCGACTTCACCGAGGAACTGATGTGGAAGGGTTTCTCGCCGGAGATCCGCGCCGAGATCGAGACCAAGGGCGTCTGGCTCAGGCCATCCGAATATGGCGACGGCTCGCCCTATCCGATCACCCGCAACCTGATCGAGGAAGGCCGCAACCACCTCCTGCTCGGCAGCAAGATCGACGTCGGTTGCCCGGTGCGCATCCTGCAGGGCGCGCAGGATCCCGACGTGCCGTGGAAGCACGCCTTCGCGCTGGTGCATCGGCTGCCGGCCGAGGATGTGGTGCTGACCATGATCCAGGACGGCGATCACCGGCTGTCGCGGCCGCAAGACATCGCGCGCATCATCGCGGCAGTGGCGGAGATCTAG
- the infC gene encoding translation initiation factor IF-3, with amino-acid sequence MRRPNRAPPTVAKDGPRTNDEIRNAQIQLIDADGVNKGTVETMVAIKMAMEAGMDLVEISPNTSPPVCKIMDYGKYKYSAQKKAAEARKKQKVVEIKEIKLRPMIDDHDYDVKMRAMQRFFEEGDKVKITLRYRGREMAHQEIGTKLLDKVKADVAEFAKVEQDAKFEGRQVVMVLAPR; translated from the coding sequence ATTCGCCGTCCCAATAGAGCCCCGCCCACAGTCGCCAAAGACGGGCCGCGCACCAATGACGAGATTCGCAACGCACAGATCCAGCTGATCGATGCCGATGGTGTCAACAAGGGCACCGTCGAGACCATGGTGGCCATCAAGATGGCCATGGAAGCCGGGATGGACCTCGTCGAGATTTCGCCGAACACCAGTCCTCCGGTCTGCAAAATCATGGACTACGGCAAATACAAGTATTCCGCGCAGAAGAAGGCCGCCGAAGCCCGCAAGAAGCAGAAGGTCGTCGAGATCAAGGAGATCAAGCTCCGCCCGATGATCGACGATCACGACTATGACGTGAAGATGCGCGCGATGCAGCGCTTCTTCGAGGAAGGCGACAAGGTCAAGATCACCTTGCGCTACCGCGGTCGTGAGATGGCGCACCAGGAGATCGGCACCAAGCTCTTGGACAAGGTGAAGGCCGACGTTGCCGAGTTCGCCAAGGTCGAGCAGGACGCGAAGTTCGAGGGCCGCCAGGTCGTGATGGTGCTGGCGCCGCGCTAA
- the rpmI gene encoding 50S ribosomal protein L35 has translation MPKLKTKSGAKKRFKVTATGKVMHAQRGKRHGMIKRTKKQIRQLRGTRVLFKTDGDNVKKYFLPNA, from the coding sequence ATGCCCAAGTTGAAGACCAAGTCGGGCGCTAAAAAGCGCTTCAAGGTGACCGCCACTGGCAAGGTCATGCACGCCCAGCGCGGCAAGCGCCATGGCATGATCAAGCGGACGAAGAAGCAGATCCGTCAGCTCCGCGGCACCCGCGTGCTGTTCAAGACCGACGGCGACAACGTCAAGAAGTACTTCTTGCCGAACGCCTGA
- the rplT gene encoding 50S ribosomal protein L20, translating into MSRVKRGVTAHAKHKKVYKAAKGYYGRRKNTIRVAKQAVEKAGQYAFRDRKRKKRTFRALWIQRINAAVRPFGMTYSVFINGLSKSGVVVDRKVLSDLAIHEPVAFQAIAEKAKAALAA; encoded by the coding sequence ATGTCTCGCGTCAAACGCGGTGTGACCGCCCACGCCAAGCACAAGAAAGTCTACAAGGCCGCCAAGGGCTATTACGGCCGCCGCAAGAACACGATCCGCGTCGCCAAGCAGGCCGTCGAAAAGGCCGGCCAGTACGCCTTCCGCGACCGCAAGCGCAAGAAGCGCACCTTCCGCGCGCTCTGGATCCAGCGCATCAACGCCGCGGTCCGTCCGTTCGGCATGACCTACAGCGTGTTCATCAACGGCCTGTCGAAGTCGGGCGTCGTGGTCGACCGCAAGGTGCTGTCGGATCTCGCGATCCACGAGCCGGTTGCGTTCCAGGCGATCGCCGAGAAGGCCAAGGCGGCCCTCGCAGCCTGA
- the pheS gene encoding phenylalanine--tRNA ligase subunit alpha, whose product MSDLATLETSILDQIASAADEAALEAVRVSALGKKGSISALLATLGKMSPEERKTEGARINLAKDAVTQALAARRDVLKAAALDARLAAETIDVTLPLREAPAETGRIHPLSQVFDEVNTIFADMGFAIAEGPDIETDDYNFTKLNFPEGHPAREMHDTFFFNPKQDGSRMLLRTHTSPVQVRTMLTQKPPIRIICPGRTYRIDSDATHTPQFHQVEGLVIDKGSHLGHLKWILHEFCKAFFEVDHINMRFRPSFFPFTEPSLEVDIQCRRDKGEIRFGEGEDWMEILGCGMVHPNVLRACGIDPDVYQGFAWGMGLDRITMLKYGIADLRQLFENDIRWLDHYGFKPLDIPTIAGGLSS is encoded by the coding sequence GTGTCCGACCTCGCAACGCTCGAAACATCCATCCTCGACCAGATCGCCTCGGCCGCTGACGAGGCCGCCCTCGAGGCGGTGCGCGTCTCGGCGCTTGGCAAGAAGGGCTCGATCTCGGCACTGCTTGCTACCCTCGGCAAGATGTCGCCGGAGGAGCGCAAGACCGAAGGCGCCAGGATCAACCTCGCCAAGGACGCCGTCACCCAGGCGCTCGCGGCCAGGCGCGACGTGCTGAAAGCGGCCGCGCTCGATGCCCGGCTCGCCGCCGAGACCATCGACGTCACGCTGCCGCTGCGCGAGGCGCCGGCCGAGACCGGCCGCATTCACCCGCTGAGCCAGGTGTTCGATGAGGTCAACACCATCTTCGCCGACATGGGATTTGCGATCGCCGAAGGTCCCGACATCGAGACCGACGATTACAACTTCACCAAGCTGAACTTCCCCGAGGGCCATCCCGCCCGCGAGATGCACGACACCTTCTTCTTCAATCCGAAGCAGGACGGCTCGCGCATGCTGTTGCGCACCCACACCTCGCCGGTGCAGGTGCGTACGATGCTGACCCAGAAGCCGCCGATCCGCATCATCTGCCCGGGCCGCACCTACCGCATCGATTCCGATGCGACGCATACGCCGCAATTCCACCAGGTCGAAGGCCTCGTGATCGACAAGGGCTCGCATCTCGGGCACCTGAAATGGATCCTGCACGAGTTCTGCAAGGCGTTCTTCGAGGTCGACCACATCAACATGCGGTTCCGGCCGTCGTTCTTCCCGTTCACCGAGCCGTCGCTCGAGGTCGACATCCAGTGCCGCCGCGACAAGGGCGAGATCCGCTTCGGCGAAGGCGAGGACTGGATGGAGATCCTCGGCTGCGGCATGGTGCACCCGAACGTGCTGCGCGCCTGCGGCATCGATCCCGACGTCTACCAGGGCTTTGCCTGGGGCATGGGCCTCGACCGCATCACGATGCTGAAATACGGCATCGCCGACCTGCGCCAGCTGTTCGAGAACGACATCCGCTGGCTCGACCACTACGGCTTCAAGCCGCTCGACATCCCGACGATCGCGGGAGGCTTGAGTTCGTGA
- a CDS encoding endonuclease domain-containing protein, which translates to MPHAVVSERQRNRAKQLRQTMTRAETLLWRHLKANRMDGIGFRRQTPIKNYIADFVCFSANLIIELDGESHDFEDRQKADERRDAFFTSEGFRVLRFTNEQVMSNLEGVVEAIREATRIGASGSPPSLTLPHKGGGNGNTDQDQLVNTNKNRGMQP; encoded by the coding sequence ATGCCGCACGCAGTCGTCAGCGAACGTCAGCGCAACAGAGCGAAGCAGCTTCGCCAGACGATGACGCGCGCCGAAACGCTGCTGTGGCGCCATTTGAAAGCCAATCGAATGGACGGCATCGGATTTCGTCGTCAAACGCCGATCAAGAACTACATTGCCGATTTCGTCTGCTTCTCCGCAAATCTCATCATCGAACTCGACGGTGAGTCGCATGATTTCGAGGATCGCCAGAAGGCGGACGAACGTCGCGACGCGTTCTTCACCTCTGAGGGCTTCCGGGTTCTGCGCTTCACCAATGAGCAGGTGATGTCGAATCTGGAAGGAGTCGTAGAAGCGATCCGCGAGGCGACTCGCATCGGAGCAAGCGGCTCACCCCCCTCCCTGACCCTCCCCCACAAGGGGGGAGGGAACGGAAACACCGATCAAGATCAATTAGTCAACACCAACAAGAACCGAGGCATGCAGCCGTGA
- the pheT gene encoding phenylalanine--tRNA ligase subunit beta, with amino-acid sequence MKFTLSWLKEHLETDEPLDKLADKLTMIGLEVENIEDKAKALAPFTIARVISAEQHPNADRLRVCMVDTGDGGAPVQVVCGAPNARAGLISVFSPPGTYIPGKDITLGVGTIRGVESRGMLCSAAELQISEDHDGIMELPADAPLGKGYADWAGLGDPTIEINLTPNRQDCTGVHGIARDLAAADMGKFRDPGIRPIKGEFPCPVQVKVEDATLCPGFALRLVRGVKNGPSPEWLQKRLTSIGLRPINALVDITNFMTYDRARPLHVFDAKKVQGNLSVRRARNGETLLALDGRTYTLDSNVCVIADEHGVESLAGIMGGEASGCDDNTTDVLIESALWNEINIAQTGRKLGINSDARYRFERGVDPAFMVPGLELATKLVLELCGGTPSENVVVGKQFGEDRVIDFPLSEVKRLAGIEVPLVEVKLILTRLGFMLAGNGPVVKIAIPSWRTDVQGKADIVEEIVRIVGVDKVPMTPFDRGEEPRKPVLTAMQQRTRRAKRALGVRGMVEAVTWSFITNEAAKLFGGGQSELVLANPIAADLSDMRPSLLPGLVAAAQANINRGYPDVALFEVGQLFRGDRPEDQLVAASGVRHGCASSKGIGRHWTGSTTADAMDAKADAFAVLAAAGAPMQALQIVPGGPAWLHPGRSGTIQIGPQNVLGYFGELHPRAAEALGADGPMIVFEVILERIPQGKQRATRAKPVLELSAFQPVSRDFAFIVDRGVKAGDIVRAAQNVDKKLITDVTVFDVYEGKGIDPDKKSIAIAVTIQPREKTMTDQEIDAVAAKVVAEVTKKTGGTLRA; translated from the coding sequence GTGAAGTTCACCCTCTCCTGGCTGAAGGAACATCTCGAGACCGACGAGCCGCTCGACAAGCTCGCCGACAAGCTCACCATGATCGGGCTCGAGGTCGAGAACATCGAGGACAAGGCGAAAGCGCTCGCGCCGTTCACCATTGCGCGCGTGATCTCGGCCGAGCAGCATCCGAACGCGGACCGGCTGCGCGTCTGCATGGTCGACACCGGCGACGGCGGCGCGCCGGTGCAGGTGGTGTGCGGCGCGCCGAATGCGCGTGCGGGGCTGATCAGCGTGTTCTCGCCGCCCGGCACCTACATCCCCGGCAAGGACATCACGCTCGGCGTCGGCACGATCCGCGGCGTCGAGAGCCGCGGCATGCTGTGCTCGGCGGCCGAATTGCAGATCTCGGAAGATCACGACGGCATCATGGAGTTGCCGGCGGACGCACCGCTCGGCAAGGGCTATGCCGACTGGGCCGGGCTCGGCGATCCCACCATCGAGATCAATTTGACGCCGAACCGGCAGGACTGCACCGGCGTGCACGGTATCGCGCGCGATCTGGCCGCGGCCGACATGGGCAAATTCAGAGATCCCGGCATCAGGCCGATCAAGGGCGAATTCCCCTGCCCGGTTCAGGTCAAGGTGGAAGACGCCACCCTGTGTCCGGGCTTCGCGCTGCGGCTGGTGCGCGGGGTGAAGAACGGCCCGTCGCCGGAATGGCTGCAGAAGCGGCTGACCTCGATCGGCCTGCGCCCGATCAACGCGCTCGTCGACATCACCAACTTCATGACCTACGACCGCGCCCGCCCGCTGCACGTGTTCGACGCGAAGAAGGTGCAGGGCAACCTCAGCGTACGCCGCGCCAGGAACGGCGAGACCTTGCTTGCGCTCGACGGCCGCACCTACACGCTCGACAGCAATGTCTGCGTGATCGCGGATGAGCATGGCGTCGAATCGCTGGCCGGTATCATGGGCGGCGAGGCCTCGGGCTGCGACGACAATACCACCGACGTGCTGATCGAGTCGGCGCTGTGGAACGAGATCAACATCGCGCAGACCGGCCGCAAGCTCGGCATCAATTCCGATGCGCGCTACCGCTTCGAGCGCGGCGTCGATCCGGCCTTCATGGTGCCCGGGCTCGAGCTCGCGACCAAGCTGGTGCTGGAGCTGTGCGGCGGCACGCCGTCCGAGAACGTCGTGGTCGGCAAGCAGTTCGGCGAGGATCGCGTCATCGACTTCCCGCTCAGCGAGGTCAAGCGTCTCGCCGGCATCGAAGTGCCGCTGGTCGAGGTGAAGCTGATCCTGACCCGGCTCGGCTTCATGCTGGCCGGCAACGGACCCGTCGTGAAGATCGCGATCCCGTCCTGGCGCACCGACGTGCAGGGCAAGGCCGACATCGTCGAGGAGATCGTGCGCATCGTCGGCGTCGACAAGGTGCCGATGACGCCGTTCGATCGCGGCGAGGAGCCCCGCAAGCCGGTGCTGACGGCGATGCAGCAGCGCACCCGCCGCGCCAAGCGTGCGCTCGGCGTCCGCGGCATGGTGGAGGCCGTGACCTGGTCGTTCATCACCAACGAGGCGGCAAAACTGTTCGGCGGCGGCCAGAGCGAGCTCGTGCTTGCCAATCCGATCGCGGCCGATCTCTCCGACATGCGGCCGAGCCTGCTGCCCGGCCTCGTCGCGGCGGCTCAGGCCAATATCAACCGCGGCTATCCAGATGTGGCGCTGTTCGAGGTCGGCCAGCTGTTCCGCGGCGACAGACCCGAGGACCAGCTCGTGGCCGCGTCCGGCGTGCGCCATGGCTGCGCCTCGTCGAAGGGCATAGGGCGGCACTGGACCGGCTCGACCACGGCGGATGCGATGGATGCCAAGGCCGACGCCTTCGCCGTGCTGGCGGCCGCCGGCGCACCGATGCAGGCGTTGCAGATCGTGCCGGGCGGTCCGGCGTGGCTGCATCCGGGACGTTCGGGCACCATCCAGATCGGCCCGCAGAACGTGCTCGGCTATTTCGGCGAGCTGCATCCGCGTGCGGCCGAGGCGCTCGGCGCCGACGGTCCGATGATCGTGTTCGAAGTGATCCTCGAGCGCATCCCGCAAGGCAAGCAGAGGGCGACGCGCGCCAAGCCGGTGCTGGAGCTCTCCGCGTTCCAGCCGGTGTCGCGCGACTTCGCCTTCATCGTCGACCGCGGCGTCAAGGCCGGCGACATCGTTCGCGCGGCGCAGAATGTCGACAAGAAGCTGATCACCGACGTGACCGTGTTTGACGTCTACGAAGGCAAGGGCATCGATCCCGATAAGAAGTCGATCGCGATCGCGGTGACGATCCAGCCGCGTGAAAAGACGATGACCGACCAGGAGATCGACGCCGTCGCCGCCAAGGTCGTCGCCGAGGTGACCAAGAAGACCGGCGGCACGCTGCGGGCGTGA
- a CDS encoding sulfite exporter TauE/SafE family protein, whose protein sequence is MTSFSLIPSDISASIALAICAIAFVSGTARGFSGFGSALIFMPLASSVAAPRLVAALLLIIDFVAATPLLPNAWTHADRKATAVMVAGALVGVPIGTYFLTVLEPVTTRWIISCFVAALLALLLSGWRYHGKDHPALSIGVGGLSGFCSGLAQTGGPPIVAYWLGRPISSVISRANIVLFFGASDFFSLVSYWFTGLVTIESIKFSLIVGPVYGIGVWFGASLFGKASEQVFRAICYALIAAAVIVGLPALDGILRGG, encoded by the coding sequence ATGACCTCCTTCAGCCTGATCCCCTCCGATATCTCGGCCAGCATCGCGCTTGCGATCTGCGCGATCGCGTTCGTGTCGGGCACGGCGCGCGGCTTCTCGGGCTTCGGCTCGGCGCTGATCTTCATGCCGCTGGCGAGCAGCGTCGCGGCGCCGCGGCTGGTGGCGGCGCTGCTGCTGATCATCGATTTCGTCGCGGCCACGCCGCTGCTGCCGAACGCCTGGACCCATGCCGACCGCAAGGCAACCGCGGTCATGGTCGCCGGCGCGCTGGTCGGCGTTCCCATCGGTACCTATTTCCTGACCGTGCTCGAGCCCGTGACGACGCGCTGGATCATCTCCTGCTTCGTCGCGGCGCTGCTCGCGCTGCTGCTGTCGGGCTGGCGCTATCACGGCAAGGATCACCCCGCGCTCTCGATCGGCGTCGGCGGCCTCTCCGGCTTCTGCAGCGGCCTCGCGCAGACCGGCGGCCCGCCGATCGTCGCCTACTGGCTAGGACGCCCGATCTCCTCGGTGATCTCGCGCGCCAATATCGTGCTGTTCTTCGGCGCCTCGGATTTCTTCTCGCTCGTCAGCTACTGGTTCACCGGATTGGTCACGATCGAATCGATCAAGTTCTCGCTGATCGTCGGCCCGGTCTACGGCATCGGCGTCTGGTTCGGCGCGTCGCTGTTCGGCAAGGCCAGCGAGCAGGTGTTCCGCGCGATCTGCTACGCGCTAATCGCGGCTGCCGTCATCGTCGGCCTGCCGGCGCTTGATGGCATTTTGCGCGGCGGGTAG
- a CDS encoding MBL fold metallo-hydrolase — MIDRRNALKLALGSAAMLAAPAVRAQDTKPRTRIVFLGTKGGPRVGIGAANPANLVVVNDTPFVIDCGMGVSRQLVSAGVPIPSVKYIFISHHHSDHNLEYGNLFYNAWAAGLSTPIHSFGPKGIEAMTKEYWELNKFDVETRIEDEGRPDPRKLLVAKDITDGGVVLKTPDVTVTAFRTPHPPIVDNFAYKFETPDGVIVFSSDTAYNPKLAEFAKGADVLVHECLYIPAVDRLVAKTKNGATLKKHLLDSHTSTEDVGRIAAAAGVKTLVLSHFVPGDDPTVTDDDWTRDVKTNFKGRIVVAKDLMELKLPV, encoded by the coding sequence ATGATCGATCGCCGCAACGCATTGAAACTGGCGCTCGGCAGCGCTGCCATGCTCGCGGCACCGGCGGTCCGCGCACAGGACACAAAGCCGCGCACGCGCATCGTGTTCCTCGGCACCAAGGGCGGCCCGCGGGTCGGCATCGGCGCCGCCAACCCGGCCAATCTCGTCGTCGTCAACGACACGCCGTTCGTGATCGATTGCGGCATGGGCGTCAGCCGCCAGCTGGTCAGCGCCGGCGTGCCGATCCCGTCCGTGAAGTACATCTTCATCAGCCACCACCATTCCGATCACAACCTCGAATACGGCAATCTGTTCTACAACGCTTGGGCGGCGGGCCTCTCGACGCCGATCCATTCGTTCGGCCCCAAGGGCATCGAGGCGATGACAAAAGAATATTGGGAGCTCAACAAGTTCGACGTCGAGACCCGGATCGAGGATGAAGGCCGGCCCGATCCGCGCAAGCTGCTGGTCGCCAAGGACATCACCGACGGCGGCGTCGTGCTGAAGACGCCTGACGTCACCGTCACCGCGTTCCGCACGCCGCATCCGCCCATCGTCGACAACTTCGCCTACAAGTTCGAGACCCCGGACGGTGTGATCGTGTTCTCCAGCGACACCGCCTACAATCCGAAGCTGGCCGAGTTCGCCAAGGGTGCCGACGTGCTGGTGCACGAATGCCTCTACATTCCCGCGGTCGATCGCCTGGTGGCAAAGACCAAGAACGGCGCGACCTTGAAGAAGCACCTGCTCGACAGCCACACCTCGACCGAAGACGTCGGCCGCATCGCAGCCGCCGCCGGCGTCAAGACGCTGGTGCTGAGCCACTTCGTCCCCGGCGATGATCCCACCGTCACCGACGACGACTGGACACGGGACGTGAAGACGAATTTCAAGGGCCGCATCGTGGTGGCCAAGGATCTGATGGAATTGAAGCTGCCGGTGTGA